The following coding sequences are from one Thermoplasmata archaeon window:
- a CDS encoding glycosyltransferase gives MKILQVSPYFHPHVGGVESHVFALSRGLVELGHEVKVLTANHTNNLPEQEKFEGLEIIRVPTLANLFNTPINPSIFFRIKKIDFDVAHLHFPPPLASFFASLSLVKMKKPYVLTYHCDVELPVPLGNLIVELYRDTMGRYTVEHASKIIVHTKTYQATSRTIWHLEPVIIPSAVDTHRFSPDRFSQELKKRYENFKIVLFVGRLVYQKGVSFLIDACQYLPKDVMLLIVGDGPEIENLKKLAKIRNLEHRVLFLGRISHLELPSYFATCDVFVLPSVSRLEAFGLVIVEAMASGKPVVVSDIPGVNEVIEDGKEGLLCKPMNPEDLAEKIKTLLENPELAKTLGENGRKKALEKYHWKKVAKDVESVYLDVLSTEKSHRGSMKEGKK, from the coding sequence ATGAAGATTTTGCAGGTGTCGCCTTATTTCCATCCGCATGTTGGTGGCGTAGAATCCCATGTCTTTGCATTGTCCAGAGGCCTAGTGGAACTTGGACATGAGGTCAAGGTGCTTACTGCAAACCACACCAACAATTTGCCAGAGCAAGAAAAATTTGAAGGGCTTGAAATTATAAGGGTGCCAACGCTTGCAAACCTATTTAACACGCCAATAAATCCCTCGATTTTTTTTAGAATAAAGAAAATTGATTTTGATGTAGCCCATCTCCACTTCCCACCGCCGCTTGCCTCTTTCTTTGCATCGCTATCGTTAGTAAAAATGAAGAAACCCTATGTCCTCACCTATCACTGTGATGTGGAATTGCCAGTGCCACTGGGTAATTTAATCGTTGAGCTCTATCGGGACACAATGGGTAGATACACAGTTGAGCATGCATCAAAAATCATTGTGCACACAAAAACCTACCAGGCGACATCTAGAACCATCTGGCATCTCGAGCCTGTTATAATTCCTTCTGCTGTGGACACACATCGCTTTTCCCCAGATAGATTTTCTCAGGAACTTAAGAAACGGTATGAGAACTTCAAAATTGTGCTTTTTGTGGGTCGCTTGGTTTACCAGAAGGGAGTAAGTTTTTTGATTGACGCATGCCAGTATCTACCTAAGGATGTGATGTTGCTCATCGTGGGTGATGGACCTGAAATAGAGAATCTCAAGAAACTTGCAAAAATAAGAAATCTGGAACATAGGGTTTTGTTTCTCGGAAGAATCTCGCACCTTGAACTTCCAAGCTACTTTGCAACCTGCGATGTGTTTGTGCTTCCTTCAGTTTCTCGTCTTGAGGCATTTGGACTCGTGATTGTGGAAGCAATGGCGTCTGGAAAACCAGTTGTGGTTTCGGATATTCCAGGTGTTAATGAGGTAATTGAGGATGGAAAGGAGGGGCTGCTCTGCAAACCGATGAACCCAGAAGACCTTGCTGAGAAAATAAAAACACTGCTTGAGAACCCTGAACTCGCCAAGACACTCGGAGAAAACGGGAGAAAGAAGGCATTGGAAAAATACCACTGGAAAAAAGTCGCAAAAGATGTGGAAAGCGTTTATCTGGATGTGCTGAGCACAGAGAAGTCGCACAGAGGGTCCATGAAAGAAGGTAAAAAATAA